A region of Antedon mediterranea chromosome 8, ecAntMedi1.1, whole genome shotgun sequence DNA encodes the following proteins:
- the LOC140056762 gene encoding uncharacterized protein isoform X2 has translation MENSTVINGVEVPVFLIGDAAYPLKKWLMKPYTNHALTADQRRFNTRLSSARMVVENAFGRLKGRWRILLKRNDVNISFVSDVVASCSVLHNICEMHKEQFYPEWDEEMRNYERQHGLVQPNDNVDPNNQNIDVTSDIRDAVSAFL, from the exons ATGGAG aattcTACAGTGATAAATGGTGTAGAAGTACCTGTGTTTCTCATCGGTGATGCTGCATATCCCTTAAAAAAGTGGCTAATGAAACCATATACCAACCATGCATTAACAGCCGATCAAAGAAGATTTAACACACGGTTAAGCTCTGCGAGAATGGTCGTTGAAAACGCATTTGGTCGTCTGAAGGGAAGATGGAGAATACTTCTAAAGAGGAATGATGtcaatatttcatttgtatcaGATGTGGTTGCGTCATGCTCTGTTCTGCACAACATATGTGAGATGCATAAGGAACAGTTCTATCCTGAGTGGGATGAAGAAATGCGCAATTATGAAAGGCAGCATGGTTTGGTGCAGCCAAATGATAATGTTGATCCAAATAATCAGAATATAGATGTAACATCTGATATTCGTGATGCAGTTTCGGCATTCTTGTAA
- the LOC140056762 gene encoding uncharacterized protein isoform X1 has product MQYMLCTVYCTYIIQVQELNSRHRQSVKQHRRRNQAVKFTRRRRVRHQQRAMAYRLYAMAAIDGTSCIRRIWVKDRRHGLVFWNTVMTTYTDEDWRRHFRMCKATFEFIANELRPALEKETTNWRAPIPYKVRLAAVIWWLATPTEYRSISNMFGIGISTLCNLAREVCFAIRRNLFKRYISLPSGERLTATINGFERRRFPQCAGAIDGTHVPILAPSKNPADYHNRKGWHSVIMQAVVDHNFCFTDVNIGWPGRTHDARVLANSNIFSLAEDRQNGHLFPMENSTVINGVEVPVFLIGDAAYPLKKWLMKPYTNHALTADQRRFNTRLSSARMVVENAFGRLKGRWRILLKRNDVNISFVSDVVASCSVLHNICEMHKEQFYPEWDEEMRNYERQHGLVQPNDNVDPNNQNIDVTSDIRDAVSAFL; this is encoded by the exons atgcaatacatgttatgtacagtatattgtacatatattatacaggtacaggAATTAAAtagccgtcatcggcaatctgtaaaacagcATAGAAGGAGAAATCAGGCTGTaaaatttacaaggcgacgaagggtcaggcaccaacaaagagCTATGGCCTATAGATTATATGCTATGGCAGCTATTGATGGTACGTCGTGCATTCGCCGTATATGGGTAAAGGATCGCAGGCATGGCCTTGTTTTTTGGAATACTGTAATGACAACGTATACAGATGAAGACTGGCGCCGACATTTTAGAATGTGTAAGGCAACATTTGAATTTATAGCCAATGAATTAAGACCCGCCCTGGAAAAAGAAACGACAAATTGGAGAGCACCTATCCCCTATAAAGTTAGACTAGCAGCTGTTATTTGGTGGTTAGCCACACCCACCGAATATAGAAGCATATCAAACATGTTCGGAATTGGAATATCAACTCTATGCAACCTAGCACGGGAGGTGTGTTTTGCCATCCGAAGAAActtatttaaaagatatatatcACTTCCCTCTGGTGAGAGATTAACAGCAACAATAAATGGATTCGAAAGACGCCGGTTCCCTCAATGTGCTGGGGCCATAGACGGTACCCATGTCCCCATTCTAGCCCCGTCAAAAAATCCTGCAGACTACCATAACAGGAAAGGATGGCACTCTGTGATAATGCAGGCAGTGGTGGATCATAACTTTTG CTTTACAGATGTAAACATTGGATGGCCAGGCAGAACGCATGACGCAAGGGTTTTGGCAAATTCAAACATATTTTCCCTTGCAGAGGACAGGCAAAATGGTCATCTTTTTCCTATGGAG aattcTACAGTGATAAATGGTGTAGAAGTACCTGTGTTTCTCATCGGTGATGCTGCATATCCCTTAAAAAAGTGGCTAATGAAACCATATACCAACCATGCATTAACAGCCGATCAAAGAAGATTTAACACACGGTTAAGCTCTGCGAGAATGGTCGTTGAAAACGCATTTGGTCGTCTGAAGGGAAGATGGAGAATACTTCTAAAGAGGAATGATGtcaatatttcatttgtatcaGATGTGGTTGCGTCATGCTCTGTTCTGCACAACATATGTGAGATGCATAAGGAACAGTTCTATCCTGAGTGGGATGAAGAAATGCGCAATTATGAAAGGCAGCATGGTTTGGTGCAGCCAAATGATAATGTTGATCCAAATAATCAGAATATAGATGTAACATCTGATATTCGTGATGCAGTTTCGGCATTCTTGTAA